The following are from one region of the Noviherbaspirillum sedimenti genome:
- a CDS encoding DUF4435 domain-containing protein: MSSLEYSIDALNVKSAFYRAETMVYVEGDDDVLFWETVLSRTTDIQFEIECVGGSSEIDKHIDQIESGELRALVARDSDLLPFISKPSSSPQILYTFGYSIENTLYTVETIYPLAKSWCKSPKVTNDECQTWLNEFSNKFMPLVHLDIANALGDAGVNTIGDNCTKFMTSQSSATPCPAKITRHVEATKIQLDEKFIAEASSALGVDANRIISFIRGHFLQSAVIKFLVNKANSYGKKVTISADSLYAAALANFGNTFVPTHPHYNHYATSSINAITAL; encoded by the coding sequence ATGTCTAGCCTCGAATATTCGATTGACGCTCTGAACGTCAAGAGCGCGTTTTATCGAGCAGAAACTATGGTTTACGTGGAGGGAGATGATGATGTTCTATTTTGGGAAACTGTATTATCACGCACAACAGATATACAGTTTGAAATTGAGTGCGTTGGAGGATCTAGTGAAATCGATAAACATATCGATCAAATCGAGTCTGGTGAGCTACGAGCCCTAGTTGCTAGAGATTCCGACTTGCTTCCCTTTATTAGTAAGCCAAGTTCCAGCCCCCAAATACTCTACACTTTTGGCTACTCGATTGAGAATACGCTTTATACGGTAGAAACAATTTACCCACTCGCGAAATCATGGTGTAAGTCACCTAAAGTAACCAATGATGAATGCCAAACTTGGCTAAATGAGTTTTCAAATAAATTTATGCCGCTGGTGCATTTGGATATCGCCAACGCACTCGGTGATGCTGGCGTCAATACTATAGGCGACAATTGCACAAAATTTATGACCAGCCAATCATCCGCAACGCCTTGCCCTGCAAAAATCACACGGCATGTTGAAGCAACGAAAATTCAACTAGATGAAAAATTCATTGCAGAGGCAAGTTCCGCACTTGGAGTTGATGCAAACAGAATTATTTCATTCATTAGAGGACATTTCTTACAGTCCGCAGTAATAAAGTTCCTTGTTAATAAAGCCAACTCATACGGTAAAAAAGTAACAATTTCTGCTGATTCCTTATACGCAGCAGCATTGGCAAATTTTGGCAATACGTTTGTGCCAACTCACCCCCATTACAATCACTATGCCACATCTTCAATCAACGCTATAACTGCGCTCTAA
- a CDS encoding NAD(P)/FAD-dependent oxidoreductase gives MLRLTDLQLPLDHPDAAIQAAILHRLGISEKELIRYTIFKRSSDARKKSAISFIYTLDLELGNEAEVMQRFKNDRHVAPTPDTSYHFVTQAPARLASRPVVIGFGPCGIFAALILAQMGFRPIVLERGKVVRERTKDTWGLWRKRELQPESNVQFGEGGAGTFSDGKLYSQVKDPRHYSRKVLHEFVKADAPPEILYINKPHIGTFRLVKMVELMRATIEELGGEFRFESKVEQLDLEDGKVCGVTLANGEHLASDHVVLAIGHSARDTFQMLYDSGVYMEAKPFSIGFRIEHPQSLIDRARFGPNAGNTLLGAADYKLVHHCTNGRAVYSFCMCPGGTVVAATSEPNRVVTNGMSQYSRNERNANSGIVVGITPADFPGNHPLAGVEFQRQWESRAFELGGGTYDAPGQLVGDFLANRPSTELGEVQPSYKPGVHLCNLDTALPDYAITAIREALPAFEKQIKGFSMRDAVLTGVETRTSSPVRIKRKDDDLQSINTVGLYPAGEGAGYAGGIMSAAIDGIRVAEAVALSMTGGSGQAKAG, from the coding sequence ATGCTGCGACTTACAGACCTGCAACTTCCTCTCGATCATCCCGATGCCGCCATTCAAGCCGCCATCTTGCACCGGCTGGGTATTTCAGAAAAGGAATTGATCCGCTACACCATTTTCAAGCGCAGCAGCGATGCACGCAAAAAATCCGCGATCAGCTTCATTTACACGCTGGATCTCGAACTCGGCAATGAAGCCGAAGTCATGCAGCGCTTCAAGAACGACCGTCACGTCGCGCCCACGCCCGACACGTCCTACCATTTCGTCACGCAAGCGCCCGCCCGTCTCGCCTCACGGCCGGTCGTCATCGGTTTCGGACCCTGCGGCATTTTTGCCGCGCTGATTCTGGCGCAAATGGGTTTTCGCCCCATCGTCCTCGAACGTGGCAAGGTGGTGCGCGAACGTACCAAGGATACCTGGGGCTTGTGGCGCAAGCGCGAACTGCAGCCGGAATCGAATGTGCAATTCGGCGAAGGCGGCGCCGGCACTTTTTCCGACGGCAAGCTCTACAGCCAGGTCAAGGACCCCAGGCATTACAGCCGCAAGGTCTTGCACGAATTCGTCAAGGCCGATGCGCCGCCGGAAATCCTCTATATCAACAAGCCGCATATCGGCACATTCCGGCTGGTAAAGATGGTCGAGTTGATGCGCGCCACCATCGAGGAACTGGGTGGCGAATTCCGCTTTGAAAGCAAGGTCGAGCAGCTCGATCTGGAAGATGGCAAGGTGTGCGGCGTCACCCTGGCCAATGGCGAACACCTCGCCAGCGACCACGTGGTGCTGGCGATCGGCCACAGCGCCCGCGACACGTTCCAGATGCTCTACGACAGCGGCGTCTACATGGAAGCAAAGCCGTTTTCCATCGGTTTCCGCATCGAGCATCCGCAATCGCTGATCGACCGCGCCCGCTTCGGCCCCAACGCCGGCAACACCTTGCTGGGAGCGGCAGACTACAAGCTGGTGCATCACTGCACCAACGGTCGGGCGGTCTACAGCTTTTGCATGTGCCCGGGCGGCACCGTGGTCGCCGCCACATCGGAACCGAACCGCGTTGTTACCAACGGCATGAGCCAGTATTCGCGCAACGAGCGCAACGCCAACAGCGGCATCGTGGTCGGCATCACGCCGGCGGACTTTCCCGGCAATCACCCGCTGGCCGGCGTCGAATTCCAGCGCCAATGGGAATCGCGCGCGTTTGAACTGGGCGGCGGAACTTACGATGCGCCGGGCCAGCTGGTGGGCGACTTCCTGGCCAACCGCCCTTCGACCGAATTAGGCGAGGTGCAACCGTCCTACAAGCCCGGGGTACACCTGTGCAATCTGGACACCGCCTTGCCGGACTATGCTATCACCGCGATCCGCGAAGCCCTGCCTGCCTTCGAGAAACAGATCAAGGGGTTTTCCATGCGCGACGCCGTGCTGACCGGGGTCGAAACGCGAACGTCCTCGCCGGTACGCATCAAGCGCAAGGATGATGACCTGCAGAGCATCAATACGGTCGGTCTGTACCCGGCCGGCGAAGGCGCCGGCTATGCGGGCGGCATCATGTCGGCCGCCATCGATGGCATCCGGGTTGCGGAAGCGGTGGCACTGAGCATGACTGGCGGGAGCGGACAGGCCAAGGCAGGTTGA
- the tnpA gene encoding IS66-like element accessory protein TnpA, giving the protein MDSLILEGRRKRRPNFPVAFKKQLAQQASEPGASVSHLAQQHGINVNMLFKWRRHLVAGLFDAAPAPQAMLPVTIVETAAAVAPASTPRLLATTETASTTDTRVARQGIMEIAIADVTLRFDGHADLAMLHAVLRMLRA; this is encoded by the coding sequence GTGGATTCATTGATTTTAGAGGGGCGTCGCAAACGGCGCCCGAACTTTCCGGTCGCGTTCAAGAAGCAGCTCGCGCAGCAGGCCAGCGAGCCCGGCGCTTCCGTTTCACATCTGGCGCAGCAGCACGGCATCAACGTCAACATGCTGTTCAAATGGCGGCGACATTTGGTGGCTGGCCTGTTCGATGCTGCGCCGGCGCCTCAGGCCATGTTGCCAGTCACGATTGTCGAGACAGCGGCAGCGGTCGCGCCCGCATCAACGCCTCGACTTCTGGCGACGACAGAGACGGCAAGCACAACGGACACGCGCGTTGCGCGACAGGGCATTATGGAAATTGCCATCGCCGATGTGACGCTCCGGTTTGATGGCCACGCCGATCTGGCCATGCTGCATGCAGTCCTGCGGATGTTGCGCGCATGA
- a CDS encoding CBS domain-containing protein has protein sequence MPINECCNIGVVCCESSASIPQIAHLMRKHHVGDVVVVRHEGSSRMPIGIITDRDIVIETIAEQVDMDLLTAGDIMSTPLITVHENESFAESLRMMRHHKIRRLPIVDEKGVLYGIVSADDIIHLLTLEMSMLTTTMTEQPVAEGQIRR, from the coding sequence ATGCCTATCAACGAGTGTTGCAACATTGGCGTGGTTTGCTGTGAATCCTCTGCTTCGATTCCGCAGATTGCGCATTTGATGCGCAAGCATCATGTCGGCGATGTGGTGGTGGTGCGCCATGAGGGGAGTTCACGCATGCCGATCGGCATTATTACCGACCGCGACATCGTCATCGAAACGATTGCGGAACAGGTCGATATGGATTTGCTCACCGCCGGCGACATCATGAGCACGCCGCTGATTACGGTGCATGAAAATGAAAGCTTTGCGGAGTCGCTGCGCATGATGCGCCATCACAAGATACGTCGCTTGCCGATCGTCGACGAGAAAGGCGTGCTGTATGGCATAGTCTCGGCCGATGACATCATCCATTTGCTGACACTGGAAATGTCAATGCTGACAACCACCATGACCGAGCAGCCGGTGGCGGAAGGGCAGATACGACGCTAG
- the tnpC gene encoding IS66 family transposase — translation MPVTPASLPDDIDALKTLLLRRDDELQQLRHTVSTLELALSVRTLEIEQLQLQIAKLKRMQFGRKSEKIDKKLEQLETRLEDLLAEEGAAEQKQPETVTPRQKSARQPLPDHLPREDHIIAPEVQACPACGGDLKSLGEDVSEQLEIIDAAFKVIRHVRRKKACGCCDVIVQAAAPSRPIQRSFAGPGLLANIAVGKFADHQPLYRQSVIHARKGVDLDPATTGRWMGACGVLITPLVEALRRHVLAPGKIHADETPMPVLSPGNGQTKTGRLWVYVRDDRNAGSSAPAAVWFAYSPNRQGQHPQSHLAGFASVVQADAFPGFNAIYADGQVKEAACWAHARRKLHDLHVRKATPTSTEALRRIGELYAIEAQIRGQPPDERQRIRQQQARPLLDDLEIWLRQRLLTLSTQSDTTKAINYALNQWQALVYYCDDGMAEIDNNIAENALRGVCLGRKNFLFLGADSGGERAAAMYSLIGSARLNGIDPEAYLRHVFTHIADYPINRVADLLPWNVAERLKKSA, via the coding sequence ATGCCTGTCACCCCCGCCTCACTGCCGGACGACATCGATGCCCTAAAGACATTGCTATTGCGCCGCGACGACGAGCTCCAGCAATTGCGCCATACCGTGTCGACGCTGGAGCTGGCACTTTCCGTGCGCACGCTCGAAATCGAGCAGCTGCAACTGCAGATCGCCAAACTCAAGCGCATGCAGTTCGGCCGCAAGTCCGAGAAGATCGACAAGAAACTCGAGCAGCTGGAAACGCGTCTGGAAGATCTGCTTGCCGAGGAAGGCGCTGCCGAACAGAAGCAGCCGGAAACAGTAACGCCCCGGCAGAAGTCGGCACGCCAGCCATTGCCTGACCACCTGCCGCGCGAAGACCACATCATCGCGCCAGAGGTCCAAGCCTGCCCGGCATGTGGCGGCGACCTCAAGTCGCTCGGCGAAGACGTTTCCGAACAGCTGGAAATCATCGACGCCGCCTTCAAGGTGATTCGTCACGTACGCCGTAAAAAAGCCTGTGGCTGCTGCGACGTGATCGTCCAGGCGGCCGCACCGAGTCGGCCGATCCAGCGCAGTTTCGCCGGCCCCGGTCTGCTGGCCAACATCGCCGTGGGGAAATTCGCCGATCATCAACCGCTGTATCGCCAATCGGTCATCCACGCCAGGAAAGGGGTGGATCTGGATCCCGCCACCACAGGGCGCTGGATGGGCGCATGCGGTGTGCTGATTACCCCTCTGGTGGAGGCACTGCGCCGCCATGTACTGGCCCCGGGCAAGATTCATGCGGACGAGACGCCGATGCCGGTACTGTCTCCCGGCAATGGTCAGACGAAGACGGGCCGACTCTGGGTGTACGTCAGGGATGATCGCAATGCCGGCTCGTCCGCTCCAGCGGCCGTGTGGTTTGCCTATTCGCCGAACCGCCAGGGCCAGCATCCGCAGTCGCACCTGGCCGGATTTGCCAGCGTGGTTCAGGCTGACGCATTTCCAGGCTTCAACGCGATCTATGCGGATGGCCAGGTAAAGGAAGCGGCATGCTGGGCACATGCCCGTCGCAAGCTCCATGACCTGCACGTGCGTAAGGCTACGCCCACCTCTACCGAAGCGCTGCGACGGATTGGCGAGCTGTATGCCATCGAAGCGCAAATCCGTGGGCAACCACCGGACGAGCGGCAACGGATTCGGCAACAGCAGGCCAGGCCCCTGCTGGACGATCTTGAAATCTGGCTGCGACAGCGGCTGTTGACACTATCGACCCAATCGGACACGACCAAGGCCATCAACTACGCGCTCAACCAGTGGCAGGCGCTGGTCTATTATTGCGACGATGGCATGGCAGAGATCGACAATAATATCGCGGAGAATGCCTTGCGCGGCGTCTGTCTTGGCAGGAAGAATTTCCTGTTCCTGGGGGCTGACAGCGGTGGCGAGCGTGCTGCCGCCATGTACTCGCTCATCGGCTCAGCCCGCCTCAACGGCATCGATCCGGAAGCGTACCTGCGCCATGTGTTTACCCACATCGCAGACTATCCGATCAATCGCGTGGCAGATCTCCTGCCATGGAACGTCGCAGAGCGCCTGAAAAAATCAGCCTGA
- a CDS encoding transposase — translation MPKRGVLLVEDETDLQLFPPLRAMWWQKGEPARVLLSGRNERRVVFGCMNPVSGHRLFLARTRQRAEDFQAFLREVHGHYRGRDVTMLVDGDTSHTAKSSQDLARRLGIRLLWLPKRSPELNPMESLWGQAKDAICVNWQYATMTEQVKAFVAQLSGLSNREALQTSGVLSENFWLKPVLSKNF, via the coding sequence ATGCCAAAGCGTGGCGTCTTGCTGGTTGAGGATGAGACGGATTTGCAGCTGTTTCCGCCGTTGCGGGCAATGTGGTGGCAAAAAGGCGAGCCGGCCAGAGTGCTGCTCTCCGGACGCAATGAGCGCCGCGTGGTATTTGGCTGCATGAATCCAGTGAGCGGCCATCGACTGTTTTTGGCGCGAACCCGCCAGCGAGCGGAAGACTTCCAGGCATTTTTGCGGGAAGTGCATGGGCATTATCGCGGCCGGGATGTGACAATGTTGGTGGATGGCGACACCAGTCATACCGCCAAAAGTTCGCAAGATTTGGCGCGCCGACTGGGCATTCGGTTGCTTTGGCTGCCCAAGCGGTCGCCGGAGCTCAACCCGATGGAGTCGCTGTGGGGGCAAGCCAAGGACGCCATTTGCGTCAACTGGCAATACGCCACGATGACTGAACAAGTCAAAGCATTTGTCGCGCAATTGAGTGGCCTGTCGAATCGGGAAGCATTGCAAACATCGGGCGTCTTGTCGGAGAATTTTTGGTTGAAACCAGTTTTGTCAAAAAACTTTTGA
- a CDS encoding Hsp20/alpha crystallin family protein, with the protein MAGNLSRFDPFKAIARFDPMQEMEDFFKEGRWSPSTRRFGSEPMLKMDVSETEQAYTVKAEIPGVSKEDIKVAIEGNNVSITAEIKKVHEEKEGENLICSERYYGQQSRHFSLAQDVDESKAEAKYHDGVLELVLPKKANTGRKQISIQ; encoded by the coding sequence ATGGCTGGAAATCTTTCCCGTTTTGACCCGTTCAAGGCAATAGCCCGTTTCGATCCCATGCAGGAAATGGAAGACTTTTTCAAGGAAGGCCGTTGGTCGCCGAGCACGCGCCGGTTTGGCAGCGAACCCATGTTAAAGATGGATGTCAGCGAAACCGAACAGGCCTATACTGTCAAGGCAGAAATACCGGGCGTGTCGAAGGAAGACATCAAGGTGGCAATCGAAGGCAACAATGTCTCGATCACCGCTGAAATCAAGAAAGTGCACGAAGAGAAGGAAGGCGAGAACCTGATTTGCAGCGAACGCTATTATGGCCAGCAGTCGCGCCACTTCTCGCTGGCGCAGGATGTCGACGAATCCAAGGCGGAAGCGAAGTACCACGACGGCGTGCTGGAACTGGTTTTGCCGAAAAAGGCGAATACAGGTCGCAAGCAAATTTCAATTCAATAA
- a CDS encoding AAA family ATPase, with the protein MFKVKSISITGFWQSKEVDSSFRDDVNIIIGKNGTGKTTFMNILRAVLTVDLDALYGNAFHSVTINLTDGKKTKKIFANKIEADPFPRIEYRISNRRYVVSLISPEDGKNLPLSMRRRFIEESSRIKQELAELAAVASLSVYRIGGDPDLEFRERSPKRYASTVDMRLASLMQRLTQYQLELSNQAREISAGLQRDVLISLLYSEEKAKNPGYTIEFDERIERQNLVSAYKQLGVSGTEVSKKIQDHIATVTTTVKNLKSLSQKVGKEAETKTVGLVDLSALEAFKLTQTVITKSLAAEQKTKAIFSQVDLFLQTLKTFVEDKTFTFSAGELTVANEGSIPLEKLSSGEKQLLILFIEALLQRKQPYIFLADEPELSLHISWQRHIVSAIRSLNPNAQIIVATHSPEIAGKFRECILSTLSKVF; encoded by the coding sequence ATGTTCAAAGTCAAATCAATATCCATAACGGGCTTTTGGCAATCTAAAGAAGTGGATTCTTCATTCAGAGATGATGTGAACATCATCATCGGAAAAAACGGTACTGGTAAGACAACATTCATGAACATCCTGCGAGCAGTCCTCACGGTGGATCTGGACGCGCTTTATGGAAACGCTTTTCACTCAGTAACAATTAATTTAACAGATGGCAAAAAAACAAAAAAAATTTTTGCAAATAAAATTGAAGCTGATCCATTTCCACGCATTGAATATCGCATATCAAATCGGCGATACGTAGTATCACTCATTAGTCCGGAGGACGGTAAGAACCTGCCATTATCCATGCGGCGCCGATTCATTGAAGAATCTTCTCGAATTAAACAAGAATTGGCAGAACTCGCGGCTGTCGCTTCACTTTCCGTTTATCGGATAGGCGGCGATCCAGACCTTGAATTCAGAGAACGCTCTCCAAAGAGATACGCCTCCACAGTTGATATGCGACTGGCCAGTCTTATGCAAAGACTAACGCAATATCAATTAGAACTTTCCAATCAAGCCAGGGAAATTTCTGCAGGCTTACAAAGAGATGTACTTATTTCGCTACTATATTCTGAAGAAAAAGCGAAAAATCCCGGCTACACAATCGAATTTGATGAACGCATTGAGCGTCAAAATCTTGTCTCCGCATACAAGCAATTGGGTGTAAGTGGAACAGAGGTGTCAAAGAAAATCCAGGATCACATTGCAACAGTGACGACAACAGTGAAAAACTTAAAATCTTTGTCACAGAAAGTGGGAAAAGAGGCAGAAACGAAAACAGTTGGGCTCGTAGATCTCTCTGCACTTGAAGCCTTTAAGCTTACTCAAACCGTAATCACAAAGTCTCTAGCCGCGGAACAAAAAACAAAAGCAATTTTTAGCCAAGTTGACCTGTTCCTTCAGACACTAAAAACTTTTGTGGAAGACAAAACGTTTACGTTTTCAGCTGGCGAATTAACTGTAGCCAATGAAGGATCGATACCTTTAGAAAAACTATCTTCTGGCGAAAAGCAGCTTTTAATTTTATTCATTGAAGCACTTCTTCAACGAAAACAACCATATATATTTTTAGCAGATGAGCCGGAACTTTCACTACATATTTCTTGGCAGCGCCATATTGTTAGCGCCATACGATCACTGAATCCAAACGCTCAAATAATTGTCGCGACACACTCTCCGGAAATTGCAGGGAAATTTCGTGAATGTATTCTAAGCACGTTATCAAAAGTTTTTTGA
- the tnpB gene encoding IS66 family insertion sequence element accessory protein TnpB (TnpB, as the term is used for proteins encoded by IS66 family insertion elements, is considered an accessory protein, since TnpC, encoded by a neighboring gene, is a DDE family transposase.), translating into MMGLPAGTRIWIAAGITDMRAGMNGLAAKVQMTLAEEPLSGHVFVFRGRRGNVIKVLWATGDGLCLLIKRLEHGRFVWPQADSGKIHLTPAQLSMLLEGINWKQPERTGPPLSLL; encoded by the coding sequence ATGATGGGCCTGCCGGCGGGAACGCGCATCTGGATTGCCGCAGGCATCACCGACATGCGGGCCGGCATGAATGGCCTGGCGGCCAAGGTGCAAATGACCCTGGCCGAGGAACCCCTCTCCGGCCATGTGTTCGTCTTCCGTGGCCGGCGTGGCAATGTCATCAAGGTGTTGTGGGCCACCGGCGATGGACTATGTCTGCTCATCAAGCGGCTTGAGCATGGCCGGTTCGTCTGGCCGCAGGCCGACAGCGGCAAGATCCACCTGACCCCGGCGCAGCTGTCCATGCTGCTGGAGGGGATCAACTGGAAGCAGCCGGAACGCACCGGGCCACCGCTTTCGCTGTTGTAA
- a CDS encoding helix-turn-helix domain-containing protein encodes MNEMKLAAGKRRRLRNQLRHTSDARQFRRLLAVLEYDRGEPVSSIAELLGVSRQSVYNWIERACRHGDPGDLLDAPRTGRPAKAGEAFDTVLRVLLILPPQRFGYHAHCWTVPLLRDQLKRNFGEEYSASTVRRGLQRLDYVWKRPRYVLVPDPEREKKTRNSARSEKNAKAWRLAG; translated from the coding sequence ATGAACGAGATGAAGCTGGCCGCTGGCAAGCGGCGGCGGTTGCGCAATCAACTCCGACACACAAGCGACGCACGCCAGTTTCGGCGACTGCTTGCGGTGCTGGAATATGATCGTGGCGAGCCGGTAAGCAGTATTGCAGAATTGCTTGGCGTAAGTCGGCAGAGTGTCTACAACTGGATTGAGCGAGCATGCCGGCATGGCGATCCTGGCGATTTGCTTGATGCGCCGCGCACCGGTCGACCGGCAAAGGCAGGAGAAGCGTTCGACACCGTCTTGCGCGTGTTGTTGATCTTGCCGCCTCAGCGGTTCGGCTACCATGCCCATTGCTGGACCGTTCCGTTATTGCGGGACCAGTTGAAGCGGAATTTTGGCGAGGAATATTCCGCCTCCACGGTGCGCCGCGGCCTGCAACGGTTGGATTACGTTTGGAAGAGACCACGCTACGTGTTGGTTCCGGATCCGGAGCGAGAGAAAAAAACGCGAAATTCTGCACGCTCTGAGAAGAATGCCAAAGCGTGGCGTCTTGCTGGTTGA